One part of the Phragmites australis chromosome 3, lpPhrAust1.1, whole genome shotgun sequence genome encodes these proteins:
- the LOC133912075 gene encoding protein TPR3 isoform X2 codes for MSSLSRELVFLILQFLDEEKFKETVHKLEQESGFYFNMKYFEDEVVNGNWDEVERYLGGFTKVDDNRYSMKIFFEIRKQKYLEALDKHDRSKAVEILVKDLKVFASFNEELFKEITQLLTLENFRENEQLSKYGDTKSARAIMLVELKKLIEANPLFRDKLQFPNLKNSRLRTLINQSLNWQHQLCKNPRPNPDIKTLFVDHSCGQPNGARAPSPANNPLLGSIPKPGGFPPLGAHGPFQPAPTPVPPLAGWMSNPPAVTHPAVSGGAIGFGTPTNPAAILKHPRTPTTANPGMDYPSGDSDHVSKRTRPIGMSEEVNLPVNMLPVTYPQSHSYQQDDFHRTVARTLSQGSNPMSMDFHPLQQTLLLVGTNVGEIGLWDVGTKDKLVVRNFKVWELGKCSMALQASLVKDPSVTVNRIIWSPDGTLFGVAYSRHIVQIYSYHGGDDIRQHLEIDAHVGGVNDIAFAHPNKHLCIITCGDDKTIKVWDATSGAKQFTFEGHEAPVYSVCPHYKENIQFIFSTALDGKIKAWLYDNLGSRVDYDAPGHWCTTMAYSADGSRLFSCGTSKDGESHLVEWNESEGAVKRTYQGFRKRSLGVVQFDTTRNRFLAAGDEFLIKIWDMDNTGLLTTIDADGGLPASPRIRFNKEGTLLAVSTHDNGFKILANTDGLRLLRMLENRSFDASRNASETVTKPLINPLTAAAAAAATSSGTATPAAITAMNGDSKNLVDVKPRIADESLDKSKVWKLMEITESSQCRSIKLADNMRASKISRLIYTNSGVAILALTASAVHLLWKWPRSDRNSTGKATASVSPQLWQPPSGIFMTNDTADSNPEEAVHCFALSKNDSYVMSASGGKISLFNMMTFKTMTTFMPPPPAATFLAFHPQDNNIIAIGMDDSTIQIYNVRIDEVKSKLRGHSKRITGLAFSNVLNVLVSSGADAQLCVWNTDGWEKQKNRFLQIPSGRPSNILDTRVQFHQDQMHFLVVHETQIAIYDTTRLEPVKQWPVRENTAPITHATFSCDSQLIYASFMDATVCIFNASSLRLQCRILPASYLPQNISSSVHPVVVAAHPSEASQFALGLTDGGVYVLEPLESERKWGNTPPAENGSTSNLSTPAPNGASSSDQPER; via the exons atgtCGTCGCTGAGCCGGGAGCTGGTCTTCCTCATCCTACAGTTCCTCGATGAGGAGAAGTTTAAAGAGACTGTCCACAA GCTCGAGCAGGAGTCAGGGTTCTACTTCAACATGAAGTACTTTGAGGACGAGGTCGTCAATGGGAATTGGGACGAGGTGGAGCGCTATCTCGGGGGCTTCACCAAGGTTGACGACAACCGCTACTCGATGAAGATATTCTTTGAGATCCGCAAGCAGAAGTATCTCGAGGCTCTTGATAA GCATGATCGATCAAAGGCTGTTGAAATCTTGGTCAAGGACTTGAAGGTCTTTGCATCCTTCAATGAGGAGCTGTTTAAGGAGATCACACAGCTTCTGACCTTGGAGAACTTTAG GGAAAATGAGCAGCTCTCCAAGTATGGTGACACAAAATCTGCAAGAGCAATAATGCTTGTTGAGTTGAAGAAACTGATTGAAGCTAACCCCTTATTCCGCGACAAGCTTCAGTTTCCCAACCTGAAGAATTCTAGATTGCGGACACTTATCAACCAGAG CTTAAACTGGCAGCACCAGCTTTGCAAAAATCCTAGGCCTAATCCTGATATCAAGACTCTCTTTGTTGATCATTCTTGTGGACAACCAAATGGTGCACGTGCTCCATCTCCAGCAAACAATCCGTTACTTGGATCTATACCAAAACCTGGAGGTTTCCCCCCACTGGGTGCCCATGGA CCATTTCAACCTGCACCAACACCTGTCCCACCTCTGGCTGGGTGGATGTCAAACCCTCCAGCAGTAACACATCCTGCTGTGTCTGGTGGTGCAATTGGATTTGGTACTCCTACGAATCCTG CTGCTATATTAAAGCATCCTAGGACACCGACAACTGCCAACCCTGGTATGGATTATCCATCAGGAGATTCTGATCATGTCTCCAAGAGAACTAGACCAATTGGCATGTCTGAGGAG GTGAATCTTCCGGTGAACATGTTGCCTGTGACTTATCCGCAGAGCCATAGCTACCAACAAGACGATTTCCATAGAACTGTTGCACGGACCTTGAGCCAAGGATCAAACCCGATGAGCATGGATTTCCATCCACTTCAACAAACACTTCTTCTTG TTGGTACCAATGTTGGTGAGATTGGATTGTGGGATGTTGGTACCAAGGACAAACTTGTTGTAAGAAACTTCAAGGTTTGGGAGCTTGGGAAATGTTCGATGGCCCTCCAG GCATCTCTGGTTAAGGACCCTAGTGTAACAGTTAATCGTATAATATGGAGTCCTGATGGAACCTTATTCG GTGTTGCTTATTCAAGGCATATTGTACAGATTTATTCCTATCACGGCGGCGATGATATTAGGCAACACCTGGAG attgaTGCACATGTTGGTGGTGTAAATGACATCGCATTTGCTCATCCAAATAAGCATCTATGTATAATTACATGCGGAGATGATAAGACAATTAAG GTATGGGACGCCACTAGTGGTGCAAAGCAATTTACCTTTGAAGGTCATGAAGCTCCAGTTTATTCAGTGTGCCCGCATTACAAGGAAAACATTCAG TTCATCTTCTCAACTGCTTTAGATGGAAAGATAAAGGCATGGCTATACGATAATTTGGGATCTAGAGTTGACTATGATGCACCAGGTCATTGGTGCACTACAATGGCATATAGCGCGGATGGTTCAAG GCTGTTTTCTTGTGGGACTAGCAAGGACGGTGAATCACATCTAGTAGAATGGAATGAAAGCGAAGGAGCGGTGAAGAGAACATATCAGGGATTTCGTAAGCGATCCTTGGGTGTTGTACAATTTGATACCACCCGAAACAGATTTTTGGCTGCTGGAGATGAATTCTTGATTAAGATATGGGACATGGACAACACAGGTCTTCTGACTACCATTGATGCTGATGGTGGCCTACCT GCAAGTCCACGGATTCGCTTCAACAAGGAGGGTACTCTGTTGGCTGTTTCTACTCATGATAATGGTTTCAAGATCTTAGCTAACACAGATGGACTTCGGTTACTGCGCATGCTGGAAAATCGTTCTTTCGATGCTTCTCGTAATGCATCTGAAACTGTAACTAAG CCTCTAATAAATCCATTgactgctgctgcggcggctgcAGCAACCAGTTCAGGAACTGCTACTCCGGCAGCTATAACTGCAATG AATGGAGATAGCAAAAATTTGGTGGATGTAAAACCTAGAATAGCTGATGAGTCATTGGACAAGTCAAAGGTATGGAAGCTTATGGAGATAACTGAGTCAAGTCAGTGCAGATCAATAAAACTGGCGGATAACATGAGAGCAAGCAAG ATTTCGAGACTGATTTACACAAATTCTGGTGTTGCTATCTTGGCTTTAACTGCAAGTGCTGTTCATCTGCTTTGGAAATGGCCACGCAGTGATCGGAATTCGACTGGAAAG GCTACTGCGAGTGTGTCTCCTCAACTATGGCAACCTCCGAGTGGCATCTTCATGACTAATGACACGGCTGACAGTAATCCTGAAGAAGCTGTTCACTGCTTTGCTTTGTCAAAGAATGATTCATATGTCATGTCTGCTTCTGGAGGGAAGATCTCTCTATTCAACATGATGACTTTCAAG ACGATGACAACATTTATGCCTCCACCGCCAGCAGCAACTTTTCTTGCATTCCACCCTCAAGATAACAACATAATTGCAATTGGAATGGATGACTCAACCATTCAAATTTATAATGTCCGAATTGATGAG GTCAAAAGCAAGCTTAGAGGCCACTCTAAGAGAATCACGGGTCTTGCCTTCTCAAATGTGTTAAATGTGTTGGTCTCTTCCGGAGCTGATGCCCAG TTATGTGTTTGGAACACGGATGGATGGGAGAAGCAAAAGAACAGATTTTTGCAGATACCATCAGGTCGCCCATCCAACATCTTAGACACACGTGTTCAGTTCCACCAAGATCAAATGCACTTTCTTGTTGTGCATGAAACCCAGATTGCCATCTATGATACTACTAGACTAGAACCGGTGAAGCAG TGGCCTGTTCGAGAGAATACAGCTCCAATAACACACGCCACATTCTCGTGTGATAGTCAACTGATTTATGCAAGCTTTATGGATGCTACTGTCTGCATATTTAATGCATCGAGCTTGAGACTCCAATGTCGAATTCTTCCAGCTTCCTATCTTCCTCAAAATATCAG TTCAAGTGTTCATCCTGTTGTGGTTGCGGCACACCCTTCGGAAGCAAGCCAGTTTGCTCTAGGTCTGACTGATGGTGGTGTTTATGTATTGGAACCTTTGGAATCTGAGAGGAAATGGGGAAATACTCCACCAGCGGAGAATGGTTCCACGAGCAACTTGTCCACACCAGCTCCTAATGGAGCTTCGAGTTCTGATCAACCAGAAAGATAA
- the LOC133912075 gene encoding protein TPR3 isoform X1 yields the protein MSSLSRELVFLILQFLDEEKFKETVHKLEQESGFYFNMKYFEDEVVNGNWDEVERYLGGFTKVDDNRYSMKIFFEIRKQKYLEALDKHDRSKAVEILVKDLKVFASFNEELFKEITQLLTLENFRENEQLSKYGDTKSARAIMLVELKKLIEANPLFRDKLQFPNLKNSRLRTLINQSLNWQHQLCKNPRPNPDIKTLFVDHSCGQPNGARAPSPANNPLLGSIPKPGGFPPLGAHGPFQPAPTPVPPLAGWMSNPPAVTHPAVSGGAIGFGTPTNPAAILKHPRTPTTANPGMDYPSGDSDHVSKRTRPIGMSEEQVNLPVNMLPVTYPQSHSYQQDDFHRTVARTLSQGSNPMSMDFHPLQQTLLLVGTNVGEIGLWDVGTKDKLVVRNFKVWELGKCSMALQASLVKDPSVTVNRIIWSPDGTLFGVAYSRHIVQIYSYHGGDDIRQHLEIDAHVGGVNDIAFAHPNKHLCIITCGDDKTIKVWDATSGAKQFTFEGHEAPVYSVCPHYKENIQFIFSTALDGKIKAWLYDNLGSRVDYDAPGHWCTTMAYSADGSRLFSCGTSKDGESHLVEWNESEGAVKRTYQGFRKRSLGVVQFDTTRNRFLAAGDEFLIKIWDMDNTGLLTTIDADGGLPASPRIRFNKEGTLLAVSTHDNGFKILANTDGLRLLRMLENRSFDASRNASETVTKPLINPLTAAAAAAATSSGTATPAAITAMNGDSKNLVDVKPRIADESLDKSKVWKLMEITESSQCRSIKLADNMRASKISRLIYTNSGVAILALTASAVHLLWKWPRSDRNSTGKATASVSPQLWQPPSGIFMTNDTADSNPEEAVHCFALSKNDSYVMSASGGKISLFNMMTFKTMTTFMPPPPAATFLAFHPQDNNIIAIGMDDSTIQIYNVRIDEVKSKLRGHSKRITGLAFSNVLNVLVSSGADAQLCVWNTDGWEKQKNRFLQIPSGRPSNILDTRVQFHQDQMHFLVVHETQIAIYDTTRLEPVKQWPVRENTAPITHATFSCDSQLIYASFMDATVCIFNASSLRLQCRILPASYLPQNISSSVHPVVVAAHPSEASQFALGLTDGGVYVLEPLESERKWGNTPPAENGSTSNLSTPAPNGASSSDQPER from the exons atgtCGTCGCTGAGCCGGGAGCTGGTCTTCCTCATCCTACAGTTCCTCGATGAGGAGAAGTTTAAAGAGACTGTCCACAA GCTCGAGCAGGAGTCAGGGTTCTACTTCAACATGAAGTACTTTGAGGACGAGGTCGTCAATGGGAATTGGGACGAGGTGGAGCGCTATCTCGGGGGCTTCACCAAGGTTGACGACAACCGCTACTCGATGAAGATATTCTTTGAGATCCGCAAGCAGAAGTATCTCGAGGCTCTTGATAA GCATGATCGATCAAAGGCTGTTGAAATCTTGGTCAAGGACTTGAAGGTCTTTGCATCCTTCAATGAGGAGCTGTTTAAGGAGATCACACAGCTTCTGACCTTGGAGAACTTTAG GGAAAATGAGCAGCTCTCCAAGTATGGTGACACAAAATCTGCAAGAGCAATAATGCTTGTTGAGTTGAAGAAACTGATTGAAGCTAACCCCTTATTCCGCGACAAGCTTCAGTTTCCCAACCTGAAGAATTCTAGATTGCGGACACTTATCAACCAGAG CTTAAACTGGCAGCACCAGCTTTGCAAAAATCCTAGGCCTAATCCTGATATCAAGACTCTCTTTGTTGATCATTCTTGTGGACAACCAAATGGTGCACGTGCTCCATCTCCAGCAAACAATCCGTTACTTGGATCTATACCAAAACCTGGAGGTTTCCCCCCACTGGGTGCCCATGGA CCATTTCAACCTGCACCAACACCTGTCCCACCTCTGGCTGGGTGGATGTCAAACCCTCCAGCAGTAACACATCCTGCTGTGTCTGGTGGTGCAATTGGATTTGGTACTCCTACGAATCCTG CTGCTATATTAAAGCATCCTAGGACACCGACAACTGCCAACCCTGGTATGGATTATCCATCAGGAGATTCTGATCATGTCTCCAAGAGAACTAGACCAATTGGCATGTCTGAGGAG CAGGTGAATCTTCCGGTGAACATGTTGCCTGTGACTTATCCGCAGAGCCATAGCTACCAACAAGACGATTTCCATAGAACTGTTGCACGGACCTTGAGCCAAGGATCAAACCCGATGAGCATGGATTTCCATCCACTTCAACAAACACTTCTTCTTG TTGGTACCAATGTTGGTGAGATTGGATTGTGGGATGTTGGTACCAAGGACAAACTTGTTGTAAGAAACTTCAAGGTTTGGGAGCTTGGGAAATGTTCGATGGCCCTCCAG GCATCTCTGGTTAAGGACCCTAGTGTAACAGTTAATCGTATAATATGGAGTCCTGATGGAACCTTATTCG GTGTTGCTTATTCAAGGCATATTGTACAGATTTATTCCTATCACGGCGGCGATGATATTAGGCAACACCTGGAG attgaTGCACATGTTGGTGGTGTAAATGACATCGCATTTGCTCATCCAAATAAGCATCTATGTATAATTACATGCGGAGATGATAAGACAATTAAG GTATGGGACGCCACTAGTGGTGCAAAGCAATTTACCTTTGAAGGTCATGAAGCTCCAGTTTATTCAGTGTGCCCGCATTACAAGGAAAACATTCAG TTCATCTTCTCAACTGCTTTAGATGGAAAGATAAAGGCATGGCTATACGATAATTTGGGATCTAGAGTTGACTATGATGCACCAGGTCATTGGTGCACTACAATGGCATATAGCGCGGATGGTTCAAG GCTGTTTTCTTGTGGGACTAGCAAGGACGGTGAATCACATCTAGTAGAATGGAATGAAAGCGAAGGAGCGGTGAAGAGAACATATCAGGGATTTCGTAAGCGATCCTTGGGTGTTGTACAATTTGATACCACCCGAAACAGATTTTTGGCTGCTGGAGATGAATTCTTGATTAAGATATGGGACATGGACAACACAGGTCTTCTGACTACCATTGATGCTGATGGTGGCCTACCT GCAAGTCCACGGATTCGCTTCAACAAGGAGGGTACTCTGTTGGCTGTTTCTACTCATGATAATGGTTTCAAGATCTTAGCTAACACAGATGGACTTCGGTTACTGCGCATGCTGGAAAATCGTTCTTTCGATGCTTCTCGTAATGCATCTGAAACTGTAACTAAG CCTCTAATAAATCCATTgactgctgctgcggcggctgcAGCAACCAGTTCAGGAACTGCTACTCCGGCAGCTATAACTGCAATG AATGGAGATAGCAAAAATTTGGTGGATGTAAAACCTAGAATAGCTGATGAGTCATTGGACAAGTCAAAGGTATGGAAGCTTATGGAGATAACTGAGTCAAGTCAGTGCAGATCAATAAAACTGGCGGATAACATGAGAGCAAGCAAG ATTTCGAGACTGATTTACACAAATTCTGGTGTTGCTATCTTGGCTTTAACTGCAAGTGCTGTTCATCTGCTTTGGAAATGGCCACGCAGTGATCGGAATTCGACTGGAAAG GCTACTGCGAGTGTGTCTCCTCAACTATGGCAACCTCCGAGTGGCATCTTCATGACTAATGACACGGCTGACAGTAATCCTGAAGAAGCTGTTCACTGCTTTGCTTTGTCAAAGAATGATTCATATGTCATGTCTGCTTCTGGAGGGAAGATCTCTCTATTCAACATGATGACTTTCAAG ACGATGACAACATTTATGCCTCCACCGCCAGCAGCAACTTTTCTTGCATTCCACCCTCAAGATAACAACATAATTGCAATTGGAATGGATGACTCAACCATTCAAATTTATAATGTCCGAATTGATGAG GTCAAAAGCAAGCTTAGAGGCCACTCTAAGAGAATCACGGGTCTTGCCTTCTCAAATGTGTTAAATGTGTTGGTCTCTTCCGGAGCTGATGCCCAG TTATGTGTTTGGAACACGGATGGATGGGAGAAGCAAAAGAACAGATTTTTGCAGATACCATCAGGTCGCCCATCCAACATCTTAGACACACGTGTTCAGTTCCACCAAGATCAAATGCACTTTCTTGTTGTGCATGAAACCCAGATTGCCATCTATGATACTACTAGACTAGAACCGGTGAAGCAG TGGCCTGTTCGAGAGAATACAGCTCCAATAACACACGCCACATTCTCGTGTGATAGTCAACTGATTTATGCAAGCTTTATGGATGCTACTGTCTGCATATTTAATGCATCGAGCTTGAGACTCCAATGTCGAATTCTTCCAGCTTCCTATCTTCCTCAAAATATCAG TTCAAGTGTTCATCCTGTTGTGGTTGCGGCACACCCTTCGGAAGCAAGCCAGTTTGCTCTAGGTCTGACTGATGGTGGTGTTTATGTATTGGAACCTTTGGAATCTGAGAGGAAATGGGGAAATACTCCACCAGCGGAGAATGGTTCCACGAGCAACTTGTCCACACCAGCTCCTAATGGAGCTTCGAGTTCTGATCAACCAGAAAGATAA